TGTAGTTGATAGCTGCATCTGCTGCACTGTGGGACTGTGAGAAGTGATCGTTAAATACGGTACCTGTCATGGTTCCTGCAAGAACATCCTCTAATGCCTCTGATAATGCATCAACACCTACCAGATAAATATCAGTACCTACGGTACGTCCTGCACTCTGGATTGCCTGTAAAGCACCAAGTGCCATTGCATCGTTGTTACAGAATACAACTTCTACATCGTTACCGTACTGTCCAAGGGCATTTGCTACGATCTGCTGTGCCTGATCCTGCTGCCAGTTACCAACCTGATCAGATAAGCAGTTAACTTCAAGTCCTGCATCCTCAAGAGCTTTTACAGAATACTCTGTACGGTACTGTGCATCAACGTTCTCCGGATCACCTTCTACCATAACGTAGTCGATCTTTCCATTTCCATTTAAATCAACGGTATCAAGGCCAAGATCACTGATCATTTCACCCTGGAAAGTACCGGACTGACGGGCATCACATCCAACGTATGTAACATCCCAGTTGTTATCTGACCATCTCTTCTGCTCTTCTTCATCCGGCTCACGGTTGATGTATACAAGCGGGATTCCTGCTGCAACTACTTTATCTGTGATGGTTGCTGCGGAAGAAGAGTTAACCGGGTTGATAATAAGAACATCTACACCCTCTGTGATGAAGTTATCGATCTGACCTGTCTGTGTAGCCTGATCGTTTGCACCATCAACGATTGTGATATTGTCTTTTGAAAATCCTTTTTCTACCAGATAATTTTCAAGCTCTGTACGGAACAGTGTCATGAAGTTATCGGAGAACTGGTAAATACATACACCAACTTTTTTGTCTGCAAGACTTGCATCTGCGTCTGTTGCTGCATCGGCTGCTGCGTCCCCTGCGTCGGCTGCCTCTGTAGCTGCTGCATCATTTGATGTATCGCTTGCTGCTGCATCGCTTGCTGCTGCATCGGTTGTTGTTCCGGCATTGTTTGTGGATGCATTATTGCTTCCGCCACATCCTGCTACCATAGATGCTACCATTGCTGTTGCTAAGATTACACTAACTACCTTTCTTTTCATAGAAAAATCCTCCCATTTGATTTAATGTATTTGTAACTCTTTGTTTGTTACAAGTGCATTATATCAACAGGAGGATTAGATAAACATACAATATTCTTCTGTCTTTCTTGAAAATTCTTCTTTTTTATTTGTGCACTTTATCAATTTTCTTTATTTTTCGTTTTGTTTCGTTGTATATTTTGACATAACGATAAATTATTTCGTATTTTTTTCACGTCATTCTGCCACTTTAAAGTGTAAAAATATAATTCTAGGTAAAGAAAAAAAGATGCAGGATTTTCCCGCATCTTCCTTCTGATATAACATAGTATCATTCCATATTTTTTTATAATTCTAAGATCTTCTCGGCGATCTCCACAGCATCACGGATACAATCCGGACAGCTTCTTAGTACCTTTCCAGTTGTAACGCCTTTTAATTCCCCACAGGTCAGTGATCCGTTTTTATCAAGAAATTCCTTCGTGATCTCCCTGGTCAGTTTGTAAGTATCTGCCTTGCTTGCCGGCTGCTCTAGGTTTTTGCAGCTATTTTTTAATCCTGCAAGCATAACAGCACCGGATACTGCTCCGCAGGTTGCTGCCATGCCACCCATGCCAAGTCCAAATCCCTCACAGGCTGCAAATAACGTTTCCTCCGGTATTCCGGTTTCGTCAGCAAATGCACAGGCAACTGCCTGTGCACAATTAAATCCTTTATTATGTAATTCGATCGCTTTTTCTTTTCTGGTCATCTGATGTGTCCTCCACTTTTATTCTGCCTCATCAATCGCTTTTCCGATATCATGACGCATATATTTATTGGCAAAGCTGACCCACTCGGTTGCCTCATAGGCTTTCTTTCTTGCCTCTTTCAGATCGGCTCCGGTTGCCGTGATACCGAGCACACGTCCGCCGTTTGTGACGATATCGCCATTCTCATCAAATTTCGTTCCGGCATGGAAGCAGAAATAGTCATCTTTTCCATCAAATTTTTCAAGACCACTGATCTTAAATCCTTTTTCATAAGATACCGGGTATCCATCCGATGCTAAAACCACGCAGACTGCTGCATTATCCTCAAACCGCAGGTCAATGGTATCTAACTTACCATCTACACAGGCTTCCATTACATCAATGATATCATTTTTCATACGTGGAAGTACGACCTGTGCTTCCGGATCACCGAATCTCGCATTATACTCTAACACTTTCGGTCCATCCTCTGTCAGCATCAATCCAAAGAAAATAACGCCGGTAAACGGTCTTCCCTCTGCGGCCATGGCATCCACGGTTGCCTGATAAATGTATTTCTGACAGAAATCATCCACTTCTTTCGTGTAAAAAGGACTTGGTGAAAAGTTTCCCATTCCTCCGGTATTTAATCCCTGATCACCGTCTTTTGCGCGTTTGTGATCCTGTGCAGAAGACATGATCTTTATCGTCTTTCCATCCACAAAAGATAAAACAGACACTTCACGTCCTGTCATAAATTCTTCCACGACCATGGTATTTCCGGCAGTTCCGAACTTTTTATCCTCCATGATCTCTTTGACACCAGCTTTTGCTTCCTCTAAGGTATTACAAATCAAAACACCTTTACCAAGCGCCAACCCGTCAGCTTTTAATACGATTGGCATCTTTGCTGTCTCTAAATAAGCAAGTGCCTCCTCTGCTGAAGTAAAGTTTTCATAAGCCGCTGTCGGAATATTATATTTTTTCATGAGATCTTTTGAGAATGCCTTAGAGCCCTCTAAAATAGCTGCATTCTTACGAGGTCCAAATACCTTTAATCCCTCTGCTTCAAAAACATCCACAATACCACCAACCAGTGGATCATCCATTCCAACGATCGTAAAATCAATGGCATGCTCTTTTGCAAAAGCCACAAGTTTATCAAACTCCATGGCACCGATCGGTACACACTCTGCAAGGGCCGCAATTCCGGCATTTCCCGGAGCGCAGTAAATTTTATCGACACGCGGGCTTTTTGCCACACTTGTCACGATTGCATGTTCACGTCCACCGCTTCCAACTACTAATACTTTCATTCTCCGTCGCTCCTTACTCTTTTATGATACACTTTGTTTCATTTATCTCACTGCCACTTCATGAATCCATTTTATCGGTCTGATATTCCATTATTTACTCTGCAATGATCACATGACCATCTTTCACGGATACCTTCCCGTTTGCGATCAGATCGATCGCTTTCGGAAGGATCACCCACTCTGCCTGTTCCATAACACGACGCTGCAATACTTCCGGGGTATCACCCTGCTTTACCTCAACTGCCTTCTGTAAAATGATAGGTCCTGTATCTGTCCCCTCATCCACAAAATGTACCGTTGCACCGGTTACTTTTACGCCACGGGTAAGCACACCTTCATGCACTTTTAATCCATAAAACCCTTTTCCACAAAAAGACGGAATCAGGGATGGATGAATATTCACAATGCGGTTTTCGTATTCTTTTATCATCATTTCTGGCAATACTACAAGAAATCCTGCGAGCACGACGAGATCCACATTGTAAGAATTTAATTTTTCAAGGAATGCCTGATTAAAAGCCTCCCTGCTTTCAAAATCTTTCGGTGAGATACACAATGCTTCGATTCCATGTGCCCTCGCACGTTCTAATGCATAGGCATTTACATTATTGCTGATGACAACCGAAATACATGCATTTGTTATTTTTCCTGCACTGATTGCATCTATGATCGCCTGAAGATTTGTTCCTCCACCGGATACTAAGACTGCCAGTTTTAGCATAAGGTTACTCCTTTTTCACCATCTTTGATCTCGCCAACCACATATGGTGTCTCGCCTGCTGCTTTGATTGCTTCCATAGTCTTATCCACATCAGCAGGATCTACTGCAAGTACCATACCAAGTCCCATATTGTAGGTATTGTACATCATTTTTTCTTCGACCTGTCCTTTTTCTGCCATCAGTTTAAAGATAGCCGGAACCTCATAGCTGTCTTTGCGGATCATGGCATGTTTTCCCTCCGGCAGCATTCTCGGAACATTCTCATAGAAACCGCCACCTGTAATATGGCTGCATGCTTTGACACGTACTCCCGCTTCTTTGACGCTGCGCAGTGCTTTTACATAAATTCTTGTAGGTACAAGCAATGCCTCTCCAAGCGTTTTTCCTAATTCATCATAATATGTATTGAGACTCTCTTTTGTCATTTCAAAGATTTTTCTGACAAGGGAAAAACCGTTAGAATGTACACCGGAGGATGCCATACCGATCAGTACGTCTCCTGCCTTTAAGTCGGCACCTGTGATAATGTCCTTTTCATCTACAACACCAACTGCAAATCCTGCAAGATCATATTCATCTTCAGGCATCAGTCCCGGATGCTCTGCTGTCTCCCCACCGATCAAGGCTGCATCAGACTGTTTGCATCCCTCTGCCACACCACTTACGATAGATGCGATCTTTTCCGGATAGTTCTTTCCACATGCAATATAATCAAGGAAAAATAAAGGTTCGCCGCCTGCACATGCGATATCGTTGACACACATTGCAACACAGTCAATTCCGATCGTATCATGTTTGTCCATAAGAAACGCAAGTTTTATTTTGGTACCTACACCGTCTGTTCCGGATACTAAGGTAGGTTTCTCCATGTTTTTGAATTTTTCCATGGAAAATGCACCGGAAAATCCGCCAAGGCCTGTCAGAACCTCTGGTCTCATGGTTCCCTGTACATATTTTTTCATCAGTTCCACTGATTTGTATCCTGCTTCGATATCAACACCGGAATTTTTGTAATCCATTTACTTTTCCTCCTGAATCTGTTGTTTACATGTTCATTTTTTGTATCGTCTGTCCGTCTCTGCTGTCATGTGTTTTATTCAGAATAATACATTTATCATTATCTGCTTCTTTTAGTAATTCTTATAGCCGACTTCCTGTAATCTGGCATCTTTCGCCTGAACCTGCTCTTTTAACTCTTTCGAATATTCTTTTAATTTCGCAAGCAGTGCCTCATCTGATGTAGCAAGGATCTTTGCTGCAAGCAGACCTGCATTTGCTCCACCGTTGATTGCTACGGTTGCAACCGGAATACCGGATGGCATCTGAACGATCGAGTATAAAGAATCTCTTCCACCAAGCGATGTGGTATGCATTGGGATACCAATGACCGGCATCGGAAAAATCGCTGCACACATACCCGGTAAATGTGCTGCCATTCCTGCACCTGCAATGATCACCTTAAAACCTTTTGTTTCCGCACTTTTTGCATATTCAAAAAATACATCCGGCTCTCTGTGCGCAGAGATGATCGTCATCTCATAATCAATTCCAAGCTTATCTAAAATATCTGCAGCTTTTGCCATAACCGGCATATCTGAATCGCTGCCCATTACAATACCAACTTTTGCCATAATCGTGCTCCTTCCAGATTCCTACAGTATCAAATCTCCACTGTTATCTATGTGTATTGTAACTGTCATTCTTTTAGAAGTCCAATTAATATTTATTATTTTATTTATTAAATAATCTTATATATTATCTTATTTATTTCTGAAGCAGGACTCCAGCTTATTTTTAACAATCCTGTTTTTATAAAAGCGGCCCATTCAGCTGCTCTGTTCCGGCTAAGACAAATTTGCCATCTGCAATGATATCTTCTGTACTGCCATCTTTTCTTATCACTGTGATCTTGTCAAGCTCATCATATGGGATCGTAATATCTGTATGACAATTTAAATACGCTTTTTCTACGGACTCTTTTCTCTGTGCAGATACACTATTTTCCCTTGCAACGATCGCTTTTCCATCCGGGTTATAGGAAATGTTGTCCTCCTCATGACTGTAACAGGTATCTCCCACTGCAAAATGTGGTCCTGTTTTCTCCGCGATCAGAATCGGCAGCTTATCTGCGATCTGATAATCTCTCGCCATTCGGTATGCTGTCGTATTCGTCCCAATCGCAAATTCCCCCATCGGCAATGTATCATGATGTTTCAGGACATTATCACGGATATATTTTTTATTTTCCGCCTCATCCTTAAAATTCGTGCAGGTATAGGATTCTACCATACCATCCTTAAACCGGATCTCTAAATTCTCATAATTAAGTCCGTTTAAATATACCTGTCCGACAAATAATGTTCCCGTGGTCTTTTCTAGTACCGGTGAAGTAAATACCTCTCCCACCGGAATATTGACATCTGCCACACAGTTTTCAAATGCAGTCTCCTTTGACGGATCTTTTAATTTCCAGATATTTACATATAAATCTGTTTTGTTTTTTCCTTTTCCTGTGATGTGTACCTGATCTGCTGTATCTAAAACATCAATGATCTTCTGCTGAATTGTCTGGTATAATTTGTAATCTAACGTATTTAATTTTACAGTCTCAGCAAAAATCTCTTCAAAGCGTTCTCCTATCTCCGGTATCGGGTATGCGATGATCGTAAAACTGCGTTCTTCGCCCTTGATATATTCATTGATCATCTGCCCTGCCATATTCATCTCATAAACGCACAGTTTCTGCTGTTTTTCGTTATATTTCACTGCACACTCTTTATTTTCCGGTGAAAACGGTTCTTCCCCGAACACTTCAATAACTGCCGGGCCTGCATGACCTGCCGCCATTTTTTTCTCTTCCTCGAAATAATTTTTTCTTGCCTCCAAACAGCGTTCCACATATGCTTTATCCAGATAAAGCGCACGGTCTTCCCTGTGGTCATAGTCAAACTGTTTGTTTGGTGAAGTTGCCGTTGCAAGCATGGTCGGCTTTAAATTCATTTTTTCAAAATTATGCACCGCTGCACGGACCATACGCTCAAAACCGATCGGATAACGCAACTGGACAGTCTGCTTTTTGCCAAGATCTTTGCCTGTCACCTCAAATCCGATCCGGTAACCTTCTGTATAGGTGTCTGCCATCGCCTGGATCTCTTCATCAGTCATTTTATTTAAAAATGCTGCGATCTGTTTTTCATTTTCTCCAATATATACACCGTATCGATACAGATAGCGCAGATCCGTAAGATCTGCATTCATCACAATATCCGTCTCAAAATCTTCCGCTGGATCAATCAGCCTGCGCAGGCTTCTTTCATAAAAAATCTCACTGTAATCATGGAAAAACCAGTACAGATCCTGCTGCACTGCCGACTTCTCCGGAGCATCTTTTTCTTCTCCATTCTCAAAACGGTTATAAATTTCTACAAACAGCTCCATCTGGATCGTAAGCTGCATCAGATCTCCACGAAACGCTGCACCAATCTCCCTTCTTACGTAAGCAAAATAAGCACAGAGCAACTGCCCAAACTCTTCTCCTAATATTTTCACAGCATAGTCCGGATTCGCATAGCTTGTCTGATATGAAGCTCCAAGTATATCCTCATAGAATCCCAGATTACATTCTTCTGCTTCTTTTAAACTCCGCTTTTGAATCGCATCATCTGCCCACAGATCGTAAACAGCCGCCTGTTTCTGCAGTAACTGTGCTGTCTGTCTGAAATATTCTTTATATTTTTCTTCGGTCTCCGGCTTTTCTTCGATCTCTGCGATCCGCTCACGCACCAGCGCAAAACGCTCCTCTGCAAGTTCGTTGGATTCTTTATATAATTCTTTATACAACATTAAGTTAAAACCTCCACAACAAAATTCTATCACTCATCAATCAGTTTTCCATACTTCGCATTTTTTTCGATCAATGACTTTGCATACTCCCAGATACGCTCAGAGCCCTCATGCACTCTCTCATCTCTTTTAAGTACCTGAGACTTTTTCACACCATGTTCTTCCCATGAGATACCACCCGATGCATCATTTAAAAATAATGGCTGCACCTTATCTAACATATTGGCAAACTTTGATTCCGGTGTCTCCATAGCCTCAAACTCATCCCACAGACCGCGGTATTCCTTCTTCTGTGTTTCCGGGAGTAATCCAAAGATCCTGTCTGCCGCTTTTAATTCGCGCTCCCGCTTTGTCTTATTGCCCTCCGTATCATATGCGTAGGTATCTCCGGCATCGATTTCTATGACATCATGAAGAAGTACCATTTTCATGGTTTTTAATACATCAATCGGCTCATTCGCGTAATCAGCAAGCACAAACGCCATCAGTGCCAGATGCCAGGAATGTTCTGCATCATTTTCTTTTCTGCTCCCATCGCTTAAGTACGTCTGTCTTGTAATCTTTTTTATTTTATCCAGTTCCATAATAAATGAAATCTGTTTTTCAAAATCTGTCATTTGAATCTCCATTTCTTTTATAAATGAATGTCCTATTCTGAGTCATTATAAATTATCAAAATATATCACGTTGTAATCTATCACATTGTGATTTACAGCAAAAATCCAACCACATATAATGCCACCCATGCACCAACTGCAAGAAAAGAACATATCGTCGCAAGGTAAGGAAAAAAACGATAAGAATTTTCCTCTCTTAAACTTAAGACAGCATTAAATAATGCGACCACACCGACTAACATGGACGATACTCCTGCACTTCCAAGATACATACTGCCGTTTCCTCTGTTTTGAAAAGAACAGACAATAACAGCAACAAGAACTGCTAAAGAAATAACTGACAGCATCCATGCAATAACTCCCCTTTTTGACTGCTTTTTGTCTGTGAATTTATATCCTCTTTTATGCTTTTTATGCATCCTATTTATCCTCATTTTCACACTTTTTATCCATGTGTCTGACAGGCACATATTTTTATCCTAAATCTTCCATGCCGTTCTCAAATATCATTTTCCTGCCGACATTCTTTTATTATACAAAAACATATCTTTTTATGCAACCTGTCCGGCAGTCATATTGTTCTTGCACTCCAAGTAAAAAGCGTTTACTATAACAATAGATTTTAAAGATATTACCATGTAACCTGCAGGAGGATTTTATCAATGAAAGTTTATGTATGTTTCCCTAAAGGAAAGGCGAAAGCACTGACTATGAGCTACGATGACGGCAAAATCCAGGATGAGCGTCTTGTTTCTATTTTTAACCGTTACGGCATACGGGGAACTTTTAATTTAAATTATGGAATGATCGATAAAGAAGGGCTTACTCCACCACGGATTAAAAGTTCACGTATCAATGAACTTTATACCGGACATGAAATTGCAACCCATACCATGACCCACCCGACCATTGCACGCTGTCCGATGACGGAAGTTGCAGAAGAAATTTTAGCTGACCGGAAAGGTTTAGAACAGATCACCGGCCGCATTATCCGCGGACATGCTTATCCAAATGGTTCCTACAATGAAGACATCAAACAATTATTCCGCCAGCTTGGAATTGCCTATGCCCGTGTCGTAGAACCGGCAGCTGATTTTGCACTTCCAACCGATCCGCTTGAATGGCACCCGACCTGTCATCATGACGCCCCGGATCTGATGGAAAAAGCTGAATTTTTTGCAGAATTTAAGAAAAAACAGTATTTAAAATTAATGTATGTATGGGGTCACAGTTATGAATTTGACAATCATGATAACTGGAATGTAATTGAAGATTTCTGCGCATATATGGGTGGCAGGGATGATATCTGGTACGCAACCAACATCGAGATCATTGACTATATGGACGCTGCAAAACGTATCCTCTTTTCTGCAGACTGCAGGAGAGTTTACAATCCAAGTGCCCTCAGTGTATGGCTCGAAGTTGATGGCGATTCTGTGATAGAAGTAAAAAGCGGTACCTATCTGGAACTTTAATTATCATGCATCTTTCGCTCTGTGATCTTTCGCGTCAACTTTTTCACCAGATCATAGATAAGAAATCCAAACAATCCCCCAATCGTATTTAAGATCAGGTCGTCTACATCCAGACTTCCAACCTTAAATACCAGTTGCAGTATTTCCACGACAAGACTTAATTCAAAACTGTAAAGAACCGTATACCACATTTTTCTGCACCGTTCATAATAGATCGGCAAAAATGTTCCAAATGGCATAAACGCAATAATATTGCCGGCAAGGTTCAAAACTACTGCATAAGTGCCAAGAGCTTTACGATAACGGATAAATCGCATAATTTCTTTGAATGGAACAAGGTTATAGTGATATGCTCTTTCACTATAAGTTCGTCCCATTTCTTCTGAAAAAAATAAAAAATAAAATAACACTTCAAAGTAAACAGTGAACAATACGCCGGCAATCAGCCGGCGTCTTTTTTTTCTGTCATCCATCGATTTATTTACATCCATACTGTTCATAGTATGCATCAATTGCTTTTTTTATCTCATCATTAATGACAATTTTGCCCTGACACTCCTTATTGTAAAGATGTTCCACGACCTCTTCCATCGTTACAATCGCATTTGTCGGAAAACCATAAGTCTCTCGGATTTCATCAAGTGCACTCATTTTACCGCCAAGTCCCATTTCCATACGGTTTAAAGAAACCATCAGACCAACGATCTCAACATTTGCAGCTCCTCTTACTTTCGGAACTGTCTCCTCCATGGATTTACCGGATGTTGTAACATCCTCGATCATGACAACACGGTCACCGTCTTTTAAACTGCTTCCAAGGAAACTTCCCTTATCTGCTCCGTGGTCTTTTTCTTCTTTTCTATCCGAACAGTAACGGACTTCTTTTCCATACAATTTGCTGAATGCAACTGCTGTTACAACACTGATCGGGATTCCCTTGTATGCCGGTCCGAATAATACATCAAAATCATCTCCATACTTCTCATGGATCGCCTTTGCGTAATACTCACCAAGACGCATTAACTGTGAACCTGTCACATAAGCTCCTGCATTCATAAAAAATGGGGATTTACGTCCACTCTTTAATGTAAACTCTCCAAATTTGAGCACATCACTCTCAACCATAAACTCGATAAATTCCTGCTTGTACTGTTCCATTTTATCTACGACCTCCTGTTTAACTTCCTGAATATCGATTGTTTGCACCTGATTCTCTCGTGTCTTCACAATTATTTTTATACTATCATAAGTGTCTTAGAATCTCAATCTCTTTTAACTTCATTTTTTAACCTGTAGAAAAAACATTAGAATTTTTATCAGACAAGACCCTATTTTAAATCTTCTGTTTCATAACATATCTGTCTATTCCGTCAGTTCTCCTATCACTGTGATAAATCTTTGCTCTGTAAGACCGGAACTTTCTATGGTAAATATAACTCCATCTTTTTCAAAAACAGCAACATAACTATACCCGCCAGTCTGCCCGATCGGATAACATCCCGCTGTGACCGTAATCCCATGCACCAGAGACGTGGCTAAATGTGTATCTGTAAATCTTGTCACGATCCCGGATTCCGTTGTACGAACTCCGATTTTCAATGTACGTTCTCCACTTTCATCCGAATAGATCAGACTATTATTATCATCCACTGCTTCTCCTGCTTTATCATATCCAACATGATAAACACCATCCGACAGGATGAATCCATCTGGAATGGAAGTCGGACAGATCTTTGTTCCAAAATATTCTTCCAGCCCCGCTGCGTCATAAGAAACAATCTGATCCGGTTCTGCTACATCATAGGCTATACTTTCCATTTCGCGAATCTCATTAAAGATCAGACCGGTATCCTCCTCTGCTGTTTCCACACCTGCCTCATCCGCTGATCCGGCTGCTGTACTTCCATACATACCATCATAATCATTGAAAACCGTATCCACAGAGTTATTTTTGTTTCCTGAATATCCATTCCTGATCCTTCCATAAAACATTCCTGCACCGATGATCAGCACAAATGCTGTCATACACATCGCCGCCGAAATAGTGATATGCGCAGGCTGTTCCTTCTCTAAAGGGATTTTTTCTCTTATAACATAAAACATCCGCTTCATCCGTGATTTTGATTTTATCTCAACTTCCGCATCTGAAACATACTTTGGATCAATATGCCCGAATGCATCAATCAAATCATCTGCTTTCACTGCTCACACCTCGATTCCTTCCTGAGCAAGACATTTCCGTAAACTTTCCCTTGAACGCATCAGAGACGATTTTACCTTGCTCTCACTGATGGAGAATCTCTTTGCGATTTCAGCTATACTGTCAAAATACCAGTACCTCCGCACAAAGATCCTGCGGTTTTCTGTCTTCATCCCAGCCAGAAAACGGTTAATCATCTCCGCAAGTTCCATATTTTCCACATGTAACTCCATATTTTCACCGGAAATACAGTCCTGCATCTCTTCATATATGTAAGAAATTTCTCCCTCTCCACGCTTTTTCGAATGATTTTTCCGGTAGCGGTCTAAGGATAGATTTCTTGTAATCGCTCCTAAAAACGCCTGCAATATCCCCGGCCGCTCTGTCGGCATGGAATTCCACGCCCGGAACCATGTATCATTCATACACTCTTCACAATCACTTTCATTGTGCAGTACATTCTGTGCTATCTTGTGACAATATGCTCCGTATTTCTGCTGTGAGCATGTAATTGCCCTCTGATCTCTGACCCAGTATAACTCAATAATCTTTTCATCCTCTAAAAACTGCCCCACGATCCGAATTATATCCTCCTGTAATGTTTATCCTGTTCTGTTATGATTTTACAGAGCATCTGCCGCACCAATAAAAACAGGTATCCCATTCTCCCTGTCTATGATCGCATAGACAAATGGCCTGTCCAGCACAACATTTTCCACTGCCTCCAGACACCCCATTGTTTCCACTTCCACAACTGTTGCCGCCCCGGCCTTTGTACCAAGTTCATTCACTTCAATCTTTGTCCGGTGCAATACCCGGCTGATATACAGATTATCCCCATTTTTACAATTCCCCATCTGTGAAAAATCTGCTAATTTCTCATCAAATGCATCATGCATTCCCATTCTGTCTAAAACTTCCGCTAATTCTTTCTGCGTCTCCGCCTTAAACTTTGGCATACCTGTTTCCACTATTGTATCATTTGCCTGAGCAATTGTCTTTAGAAAAGTTTCTCCATTCATCTGACTGATATAATCTCTGATATCCATATTCTCATCCGGAAGCAGTGCAACAAAGTCAAAGCCTTCTTTATACGGCTTGATAAATCCAACGGCATGCTCTTCCTTCAGAAAAGAATAT
The Roseburia rectibacter DNA segment above includes these coding regions:
- a CDS encoding HD domain-containing protein — protein: MTDFEKQISFIMELDKIKKITRQTYLSDGSRKENDAEHSWHLALMAFVLADYANEPIDVLKTMKMVLLHDVIEIDAGDTYAYDTEGNKTKRERELKAADRIFGLLPETQKKEYRGLWDEFEAMETPESKFANMLDKVQPLFLNDASGGISWEEHGVKKSQVLKRDERVHEGSERIWEYAKSLIEKNAKYGKLIDE
- a CDS encoding DUF6142 family protein, whose product is MHKKHKRGYKFTDKKQSKRGVIAWMLSVISLAVLVAVIVCSFQNRGNGSMYLGSAGVSSMLVGVVALFNAVLSLREENSYRFFPYLATICSFLAVGAWVALYVVGFLL
- a CDS encoding polysaccharide deacetylase family protein, encoding MKVYVCFPKGKAKALTMSYDDGKIQDERLVSIFNRYGIRGTFNLNYGMIDKEGLTPPRIKSSRINELYTGHEIATHTMTHPTIARCPMTEVAEEILADRKGLEQITGRIIRGHAYPNGSYNEDIKQLFRQLGIAYARVVEPAADFALPTDPLEWHPTCHHDAPDLMEKAEFFAEFKKKQYLKLMYVWGHSYEFDNHDNWNVIEDFCAYMGGRDDIWYATNIEIIDYMDAAKRILFSADCRRVYNPSALSVWLEVDGDSVIEVKSGTYLEL
- a CDS encoding VanZ family protein — encoded protein: MDDRKKRRRLIAGVLFTVYFEVLFYFLFFSEEMGRTYSERAYHYNLVPFKEIMRFIRYRKALGTYAVVLNLAGNIIAFMPFGTFLPIYYERCRKMWYTVLYSFELSLVVEILQLVFKVGSLDVDDLILNTIGGLFGFLIYDLVKKLTRKITERKMHDN
- the pyrE gene encoding orotate phosphoribosyltransferase translates to MEQYKQEFIEFMVESDVLKFGEFTLKSGRKSPFFMNAGAYVTGSQLMRLGEYYAKAIHEKYGDDFDVLFGPAYKGIPISVVTAVAFSKLYGKEVRYCSDRKEEKDHGADKGSFLGSSLKDGDRVVMIEDVTTSGKSMEETVPKVRGAANVEIVGLMVSLNRMEMGLGGKMSALDEIRETYGFPTNAIVTMEEVVEHLYNKECQGKIVINDEIKKAIDAYYEQYGCK
- a CDS encoding RNA polymerase sigma factor, encoding MGQFLEDEKIIELYWVRDQRAITCSQQKYGAYCHKIAQNVLHNESDCEECMNDTWFRAWNSMPTERPGILQAFLGAITRNLSLDRYRKNHSKKRGEGEISYIYEEMQDCISGENMELHVENMELAEMINRFLAGMKTENRRIFVRRYWYFDSIAEIAKRFSISESKVKSSLMRSRESLRKCLAQEGIEV